Proteins encoded by one window of Melanotaenia boesemani isolate fMelBoe1 chromosome 10, fMelBoe1.pri, whole genome shotgun sequence:
- the LOC121647763 gene encoding zona pellucida sperm-binding protein 3-like produces the protein MMVKLTAVCLVGLALLASFCDGQSWGGYQKPSVPQNPTKQKPAEPPQQKHTFEKELTWTYPSDPQPEPKVDVPFEQRYPVPAATVAVECREDTAHVEVKKDLFGIGQFIDPADLTLGTCAAVAEDTAAHVLIYESALHQCGSVLTSTDTSLVYTFTLNYSPKPLGSAPVVRTSQAAVIVECHYPRKHNVSSLPLDPLWVPFSAVKMAEEFLYFSLKLMTDDFLHERPSYQYFLGDLIRIEATVKQYFHVPLRVYVDNCVATLSPDSTSNPRYAFIDNHGCMLDGRITGSDSKFLARTVENKLQFQLEAFRFQGANSGLIYITCHLIATSASHAIDTEHRACSYTGGWKEASGADAVCGSCESSGFEVHVPTGVIPGTSAHGSGSHHGAGDAKIPGGGHPKDTTKKRPWRDVSQAEVLEWEGDVTLGPIPIEEKRVSETKN, from the exons ATGATGGTGAAGTTGACTGCTGTTTGCCTTGTGGGGCTGGCCTTACTTGCCAGCTTCTGTGATGGTCAGAGTTGGGGGGGGTACCAGAAACCTTCAGTACCCCAAAATCCCACAAAACAGAAGCCAGCAGAACCCCCACAGCAAAAGCATACATTTGAAAAAGAGCTCACTTGGACTTACCCCTCTGACCCCCAGCCTGAACCCAAGGTTGATGTGCCATTCGAGCAGAGATATCCTGTCCCTGCTGCAACTGTTGCTGTGGAGTGCAGAGAGGATACGGCTCATGTGGAAGTCAAAAAGGACCTGTTTGGAATTGGCCAGTTCATTGATCCAGCTGACCTGACCTTGGGAACATGTGCTGCTGTTGCAGAAGATACTGCCGCTCATGTGTTGATTTATGAGTCTGCACTGCATCAGTGTGGGAGCGTATTAACA TCAACAGATACTTCTCTTGTCTACACCTTCACTTTGAACTACAGCCCTAAACCTCTGGGCAGCGCTCCTGTGGTGAGGACCAGCCAAGCTGCTGTAATTGTGGAATGCCATTATCCAAG gaAGCACAATGTGAGCAGCCTTCCTCTTGATCCCCTCTGGGTACCATTCTCTGCTGTTAAGATGGCTGAAGAGTTCTTGTACTTCTCTCTGAAACTCATGACTG ATGACTTTTTGCATGAGAGGCCAAGCTATCAGTATTTCCTTGGTGACCTGATACGCATAGAGGCTACTGTCAAGCAGTACTTCCACGTACCCCTGCGTGTCTATGTGGACAATTGTGTAGCTACTCTTTCACCAGACTCAACTTCTAATCCCAGATATGCCTTTATTGATAACCACGG GTGCATGCTTGATGGTAGGATCACAGGATCTGACTCAAAGTTCCTGGCTCGCACTGTAGAGAACAAGCTTCAGTTCCAGTTGGAGGCCTTCAGGTTCCAGGGTGCTAATAGTGGACTG ATCTACATTACCTGCCACTTGATAGCTACATCTGCTTCCCATGCCATTGACACAGAGCACAGAGCTTGTTCTTACACTGGCGG ATGGAAGGAGGCCAGCGGAGCTGATGCTGTTTGTGGGTCCTGTGAGTCTAGTGGATTTGAGGTACATGTCCCCACAGGAGTTATACCTGGTACTTCAGCTCATGGCAGTGGATCACATCATGGGGCTGGGGATGCAAAGATCCCAGGGGGAGGTCACCCTAAGGATACTACGAAAAAAAGACCGTGGCGCGATGTGTCCCAAGCAGAAG TTTTGGAATGGGAAGGTGATGTCACTCTGGGTCCCATCCCCATTGAGGAGAAGAGGGTCTCTGAGACGAAGAATTAA
- the LOC121647762 gene encoding zona pellucida sperm-binding protein 4-like, with product MRLIYCCLLAVALLSYLADAGKHQNPEWPPKHPHPWPQKHHPPPPPPPQQKHHHHHHHHHPQKPRAPQDSQWPQAPQDPQRPHDPQKTTPPNPQKPQIPTQTFHSCEVEAQAKIHCGAPTISASECEAINCCFDGKMCYYGKSVTLQCTKDGQFIIVVARDATLPNIDLESVSLLGSGSNCHPVGTTSAFAIYQFPVTACGTVMREEPGVIIYENRMSSAYEVAVGRLGAITRDSQYELFVQCRYIGTAVEAVVIEVGLVPPPPPVAAPGPLRVELRLGNGICTVKGCVEEDVAYTSFYTDADYPVTKVLRDPVYVEIRMLERTDPHLVLTLGRCWATISEYPQSLPQWDLLIGGCPNPDDRYLTHLVSVDPSSGLMYPTHYRRFVFKMFTFVGASASDPTKKAPADPGLNPLKEKVYIHCNVAVCQPSPSNTCEPSCHRQKREISSSTKKLYREETTVVSSKEVIMVDTSAE from the exons ATGAGGCTGATTTATTGCTGCCTCCTGGCAGTTGCTCTGCTCAGCTATCTGGCTGATGCGGGCAAACATCAAAACCCTGAGTGGCCACCAAAACATCCACATCCATGGCCACAGAAACATCACCCTCCGCCTCCACCTCCGCCGCAAcagaaacatcatcatcatcatcatcatcatcaccctcaGAAGCCACGGGCACCTCAAGATTCTCAGTGGCCACAGGCACCTCAGGATCCTCAGCGACCTCATGACCCTCAGAAGACTACACCTCCGAATCCTCAGAAACCCCAAATaccaacacaaacatttcacagcTGCGAAGTGGAAGCACAAGCCAAGATTCATTGTGGTGCTCCGACCATAAGTGCCTCAGAGTGTGAGGCCATAAACTGCTGCTTTGATGGAAAAATGTGCTATTACGGTAAATCTG TGACTCTTCAGTGCACCAAAGATGGCCAGTTCATCATAGTTGTAGCCAGAGATGCCACCCTACCCAACATTGACTTGGAGTCAGTTAGTTTGCTTGGATCTGGCTCAAATTGCCATCCTGTTGGTACAACTTCAGCCTTCGCTATTTACCAGTTCCCCGTCACTGCATGCGGCACCGTGATGAGG GAGGAGCCTGGTGTTATAATTTATGAGAACAGGATGTCGTCTGCGTACGAAGTGGCCGTTGGACGTCTTGGAGCCATTACCAGGGACAGCCAATATGA GCTGTTTGTCCAGTGCAGATATATTGGCACTGCAGTTGAGGCTGTGGTCATTGAGGTTGGTTTGGTTCCTCCACCACCCCCAGTTGCAGCTCCTGGACCCCTGCGTGTGGAGCTCAGGCTGGGCAATGGAATATGTACTGTCAAGGGTTGTGTTGAAG AGGATGTGGCCTACACTTCCTTTTACACTGATGCTGACTACCCCGTCACAAAGGTTCTCAGAGACCCAGTGTATGTTGAGATCCGAATGCTAGAGAGGACTGACCCCCATCTTGTTCTAACTCTTGGAAGATGCTGGGCAACTATAAGTGAATATCCTCAAAGTCTTCCCCAGTGGGATTTGCTGATTGGCGG CTGCCCCAACCCCGATGATCGTTATCTAACCCACCTTGTTTCTGTGGATCCTTCATCTGGACTAATGTATCCAACTCACTACAGGcgctttgttttcaaaatgttcaCTTTTGTAGGAGCTTCAGCAAGTGATCCAACCAAGAAGGCACCTGCTGATCCAGGATTAAATCCTTTGAAAGAAAAG GTGTATATCCACTGTAATGTTGCTGTGTGCCAACCTTCTCCTTCAAATACTTGTGAACCAAGCTGCCACAGACAGA